TAACAACATAACATGCATTGCCAAAGTCAACTGCTAATACAGAGTGCAGATAAACTACGCAGATACGATGGCATCACTTCTGGCTCTGCTCTCGCACCCATCCGAAATTATGGGCACCGACGAAAACCTCACATCTCAGTCGGTGGTATTCGTCATTGACGAGTTTGACATGTTTGCGTCCCATCCCAGACAGACCTTACTGTATAATCTTTACGACATTGCGCAGTCTCGCAAGGCTCCGATTGCCGTTTTGGGTTGCACCACTCGTATCGGCGTAGTAGATATGCTTGAGAAGAGAGTCAAGAGTCGTTTTAGCCACCGCTACGTGTATCTCGCTCCACCCAAATCTCTGCCGGCATTCTGGCAGATTTGTCGCCAAGGCCTTATGATTGACAAACCTGATGTTGAGAGCGAAGGTGTAGATGTTCACACGGAGGGCCACATTGAGTTTCATAAATATTGGACTCAAAAGATAGAGGTAAAGTTCATCTCAGCGTGACCTTgggctttcttttttcttttttcacCGAGGTCAGGCTGACAGATTGGCAGGAGCTCTACAAGCAACGGCAATTCCAACACTTGCTACAATATCATTACTTTACAACAAAGTCTGCGGCGGCCTTCTTTACGGAATGGATATGGCCTCTTTCTTCGCTCTCGTCAAGGAACCTCACAATGAACAGCCCGACAGCATTGTCGCCGACGACTTCGTTGGCTCCCCCAGACTCACGGATGCAATTGCTGTCCACCTTGTCGTATCTTGAGCTGGGACTACTCATCGCCGCGGCGAGGTTAGACATTGTGGCGCACACGGACACGGTCAATTTCGCCATGGCATACGACGAGTACAGCTCGCTGGTGGGCAAACAACGAGTCCAATCGTCGACGGCGggcatgctggccatgggcggcagCGCGAGGGCATGGAGCCGCGGTGTTGCAGGAGTGGCCTGGGAGAGGTTGATTGCGCTGGGATTGTTGGTGCCTGCTGGAATCGGCGGCAGCAGGTCCCtcggacatggagggctGGACAGCAAAATGTGGAAAGTTGATGTTGCGCTGGAGGAGATTCCGACGGCAGTCAAGCTGAGCACGACCCTGGCAAGATGGTGCCGGGAGATATGAGGCATGTTTCGGTGGTTCTTCGAGGCAGGTGGCACTAAATGGGACATGATGTATCATAGGCGTTAACGTGGCATTGATGATAGCATTGCATGTAGTCTGGTGGGAGCATACAACCAGGGCATAGATATGGGCGGGCTGTAGTTGACTTTTTGGCTCTCGTTTATCCTACCTACCCGGTAGCAGGCAccaggtcaactggtaatTCTTATACCCGTCAAGTACGTGCTAGTTGATACTAATTGTCTGTCGGCTCGATGACCACAACCGGCACAGCTGTTCAATGCTGGCTCGTTCATTTTCAGCAGCATTGAAGGTCGGCACACGTGGACTGCACCAACCAGGCTGTCCTTGTTAATGAATGAGGTGGTACAATTGTTGGGCCGGGCTGGGCTTCGTTTGGTACGTTCGGAAGTAGGTGCCAGTTATTACTACTCACTGCATGTtagtctggtagtactaCCACGGATTGCTGCGGCTCCGAGCCGGCGCCACTCATGTCTCCGGTTTAGGGGAGCCCTGGTGCTGCAGGGCTGGAAACGGGGGAGCCGAACCAGACACCACATGCATGCTGTCAGGTGCGCCGTGCGTGCAGAAGGGCAGTGTCCCCTAAGAATAGTACCAGACACCGACGTGGACCATGGACGGCATTTCGGGGACCCCAGCCAACCAGCAGCTGGCCGCCTGGCTGCATGTGAGATCCAATTGATGGAATTGATCTGTGCCAAGCCCTGGGATCCCTTCTTTGCCGGCCAGCCCTGGGGTGCAGATCCCGGCACTATCCTCTCCTCGCCTCTGCTCGTCTGCTACAATGGTACGGAGCTGGTCGTTTGGGGTGAGTGATTTgcgtcttctccttggccggaagaagacgacgacggccaagtGCCGGACGCGAAATCGACACCAGACAGTCAGCGGGACGAATGAGGTGCATTTCCCAAGACACGCccgcgccctcgccctcctcctgAGTCCTTGCTCAATGTTGGGGTAACCCACCCAACGTTGACACGCACGTGGCGCTCGGGTCCAGGCTTGGACGCTGCGAGCGCTCGAGGctggagtctggtgctgcgACCTGCTCCGGGTACTTGCACGGGTAAGTAGTCAGCCATCAACTAACCGGCTGGTCTGGTCGCATCAAGGTCAATGCAGGGGGCTGAGACTCTGCAACTCTGCAACTCTGCAACGCTGAGACGCTGAGAAGCCTCATGCGGCCTGGCGGCTTCAAAACACcatccttgcccttgcgACTGGTTGCGGCTCATTTTCATTCCCATACATGATTGCCGgtgtcctcgtcgcccccCATCGCAGACCGGCCAGATGCTGCCTGTGCCTGCGCCTGTGCTGTTGAAGTTCTTGCTGGGCAGCCCCTGTACCGGAACACCCAGACGACGGCATCAGTCTTTGCTTTGGGTTGAACGCCCGTAACGGAGTTGCATCTGCCTTTTGCTATCCGACGTcgttggcatcatcatcgtcaacaGCACCCGCCACTGGCTACAAAACCCTACCGACCTAAACCGAGACTTGAGATAGAGTTGAGCGCACTCGCCCAGCAACCATGTCCAAACGAACCGTCTTCACAACCGtcacccccctccccttgGGCCTCACCCGCGATGCCGCAGTCGCCTTCCTCCATGACCACCTCCAAATGATCGATCTCAACCCGCTCATCAAGGACCGGCACCGCATTCCACCACCCCGCCACGCGCCCGACGAAGAACTCAGCTGTGTGTGGTACTCTCTCACCGACAAGGTGTCGTACCTACCCGGCGGTCTCGCCTCCAGCGACGTCACCTACACGGCCGCCTTTCACGACTTGCCGCGCGGCATCCAGACGCACTGCTACGCGCCCATGGGCGTCGAAACCCGCTCCAAGTGGTCCATCGGGGGTTCCATGCCCGGCGAGCCTCTGGAGCCCATGGAGTTGGGGCTCGGCGCCCCCACGACGGGCTTGTACCTGAGGGAGGACGTGGACCTGCGGTGTAATATTTTCATGGCCAGTTTTGTCAAGAAGACCATCAAGAAGAGCCACTCTTCCCTGGTCGACCGCCTACATCGTGTCGCCAAGGGCCAGACGAGCAGCGagagctcgacgacgacgttgcagcagcagcagcagcagcagccccgGAATGCGCAAACCACACTGCCGGGCTTCTCCTGGCAGCGTGATAATCGCTTCCACGGGCATAGCAGGAATGTGAGCACCCCGGCCTTGGCAAGCGGCACGAACCCGTTCAATGATCGGCCGTtgccgcccacgccgccggccgagtTGTACGATTCGAAGCCGCTGCCTTCATATGACCCTCTTGCGCAGCGCGAACCACAGGCCGCCGAGCTTCAATAAATATGCGCTGCTGCGCAAGTATACATGTTTGGCTCCTCCAGTTAGCGCTTGCGACGAAAGCCGCCAACAGAACCCTGAACCCTGTCCGGTCTATTCTCCGGGGTTGCCAATTCGTTGATTGGAAAGCCagttataataatatctGCGAATACAAAGTCAGGGGTCATTAGAAACCTGAAGCCACCGATGCCATGGTTGTTTTACATTGTGGCAACACCTATATACCCGTGTTAATAATTGCATCAATAAACTaccaagaaataaaaaagcctttcttttttctttacttttttttttaatagaAGAGACATTTGAGACATCGACGATAAAGTTACAGTCCATCAAGCAGTCGACACTTGACTCCCCGGACAGACGGATGGATTTAGCAAGTCGTATATTCAAGGGCGCTCACGAACCCGGCAGGGCATCCAAAGCACCGCCCGGCTCGCGAACAAGCCCCCCTATGCAATGCTATAATGGAAGTACAACAGCAACCACCCATAAAACAACTCCGGCTGACAAGTCGGCGCAGGGAGCAAATCCAAGTCCTCCAAAGTCGCCTCATGATCCAGTCAACCGCACTATATTACGTAGAACCActctcaaaaaaaaaaaaagattaaaaaCCCTCGTCTAAGAAATTACAACCCAAAAAAGACCCTCATCATTGGACAAGTAGGCCTGCCCCCTTTTGCGCAAgggaggaaaaaagaaaagaaaaaaagggcggCTCATGCCACCCCGCCCTAAGTGTCTATGACCGGGCTTACAAGGCGAAAACACCACCGACGAGACcagcggcagccatggcgaagCCGTACGCGGCGGTgaggccgtcggcgccggcgacgacgacgcccgtCGTGGCAGCAGGGGGAGGGGGCTGGGGAACGGCGGGAGTCTGCACAGACGGCTTGGGGGGAGGAATCTCCTTGGtgtgaggaggaggagcttcCTTGGAGGGATGCGGCTTCTTGTGCGTCTGGATACAAAAGGCCAGGTTAGCAAGTCGTCCTCATTAGAGGGAACAAACAACAACATACCTCGGTAACGGTGCAGGGGCACTCGGTAATGGTCAGGGTGGTCGGCTTCGTCACCGTGTACGTCTTGGTGCCGATTTCGACGGTGGTAGGCTCAGGGCAGTAGGTGGTGTAGCGGCTGACGACCTGTGTCTTGGTGACGACGGTAGCATTTTGGTGACGGTCCGCGGAGGAGCCCCACGAGGGCTGGGCctcggccgacgaggcctgGTGCCACTCGTGCGACGCGGCCGACGAGTGCTCCCAGTCGTGGTCGGGCTTGGCTGTCGGAGCCGGCGCCTCCCACGAgtgagcggcggcggccttggagGAGCCGGCGCCCAGCTCGACCGACGCGGGCGCGGGCGCCTGGCCGACGACGGAGCCCACGAGGGCGGCTGCAAAGATGAGTGCCTTGGTCTGCATGGTGACGGGTTCTGGGAGAAAAATAAGGACTAGCGAGTGTTGTGTTGTTGCGGCTTAGTGCAAACAACAACGGCAGATAATTAGCGAGTGTTGTAGAACGAATGTCTGGTGTGCTTGATAGAGCAGGAGCAAAATAACAAGGCAAAGGGAGCTATCATCTCGAGGGCCAGAGACGCGCAGCTATTTATGTTTGGATCTTGGTTCTGTCCCTTTCCCCCATTTCTCCTGGTTGTATTCACATCCCGAACCAGGCCTCGTTCCTGTGCACGCGGCCCAGAATTCCGGCCTACGAAAACAGACACCTGCCAAAAATGCAAACGAGGCACCGCGCACCAAAAAGGCACTTTACtagaaacaaaacacgccgTCTGTCTGTCCGTCCTGTCCTGACCGTCTTCGTGTGAAACAGTCAAATCTCGTCCTGTGAGGGCCATTCCACCCCCTTAAAcaccaaaaaagaaaagaaaagaaaagaaaccaaaCTGGTCGACGAAGCTTGCCCGCCGGGCCAATGAGCACGCGCCGGGCCAACGCGGCATTCCAGTCGCCCCGTCGCTTCTGGCGACATCCATCAATCTAGTGACACACAGCACTGCGTGCCAAGCTGGGCGATCCCGACATCTGTCAGAGGCCACGGCACTTGGACACGCTTTCAAATCAGGAAGCCTCCTCGCGTGCCAGCCGGTTCGCGCGCCCTGCAGTGCTCCCGCggcaaccagacatttcgCATTCCTCGCAGACACCTCTTGTCGATCCATCACCACCTGTTGCACCTGCTTGGGGAATGGCTCTCCTGTCctgttggctgctgcaacTGTGCATGCATTCGTCCAGTACTGCACACTACGAGTTGCGATCGTCACAAGTCCAACACAACCAACCTATTAACACGTCATGGCACTTTCATACTCTGACAGCTCAAACGTCGTCTGTTCagtctctctttttttttttaataaaataaatcATCTATGTACCGGCCCCCACGTGCCGTCTGCGGTCTGTCTGCTGTCTGCTGCCCACCGTCTGCTGCCTACTCGCTGCCAAGCGTGCCCGCAGACCTCAGACCCCGAGTCGTAATGATTTACATTCGTCTTCTAGGTACGACGTACATACATCCAAAGCCTTGGAAATCTCAAACATTTGCCTGAATGGGGAATCCCAGGGAATAAGACTCCGCCACCACTTCGGCTTTCGGGATGCCGTTGGGGAACGACACTGGCGACAGGCCGGTCCCATCTGATTGGCCTTTTGGGGAGTCTCTGCGCCGTTTTGCGTTTCGCCCTCTCCTCTTAAAGTCTTCTCCCGACCGTTAAGTGGCAGTATTggtggcttggtggcttCTGCATGACATGGCCAATGCCGCTCGTCCTGCGCCGTTCCACGTCTCCCATATGCCATGACATTTACGGACCGACGCCGAGGCAAAATTCTGAATGCGCCCAACCAGAACATGTCGCTGGTCTCACTGTGGCCACAACTCGGCCCGACGCCTCACAAATGGCGCGATATCAACGCATGCCATCCATGTTCGCATTGTTGTCATCATAGAAAATGTGAAATtgccccccccccaaacGCCGTCTTCATTTCCAATCAAACAGAGACACAGAAAACAAGGCCACGCAGGCCAATGCCGCAGGCCAATGCCGCAGGCCATCGCAACAAGGGCGTTTTAAGAAgggaaaataataataaaaaaagggagCATGCCAAACGTAAAGCATAAAGGCAGCAGTGTTGACCAGCCAGTTCAGAACACTGGCCACTGCGCTCACTCAATGCCGTTGACTGACGTCTCGTTCTGGATTGCGCGCCTGGTGATCCACACCCATGGGTGTTGGTATTGTATATAAATGAGGCCATAAAATGAGGCAAAAAGTATATAGTTTCCGAAAATAACGCAAAGAACACCGATTGATGCAGAGGTATAAGGTCTCGAATCTAGAACATCTCATGATAAAAACAAAATGACCATGTAAAAAAGTGAAATTGACGGCCGCCTCGTGAGTGGTGGAAAATGCTGTTCGACGCAAGcgtataaactttaattgATGGTGCATGACTCGGGGCCGCTCTTTGGCCAGCCGCCTCGGATTCTCAGCCCAGTAGAAGAAATGTTTCTTATTTGCGGTTGGAACGACTTTGGCTCCGCTCGGGTGCGCGGGCCGACATGTCAAGATCGTAGTTCCTGAGTTGCTGCTCGTACTTGGCGTTGCGAAGAAATTTCGGTACCGAATCCTGCAAACAAAGGCAAAAAATCTCCGTTAGCACAGTCTGCCGGGCCTGCCGATCCATGCGCGCCACGGAGCCCCGGGGGCGCAAGGGTAAGAGGCACCGATTCTAGAAAAGGATAGACTTACGCTAGCCATCAGCTTGAAAACTGCATTCTGTGCATCCTCGAACAGAGCCGTTACCTCCTGCAACGTCTCGATCATCGTGTTGTCTTGACCCACAGCCTTGGTCATGCGAGTAGCCAGGTTGTTGCGGAGTTGGTGGTCGATGTTGAGTTCACAGGGTGATCCTGGAGCCAAGAAGGCATTGTAGATGCCGTAGGCTTGAGCCATGATTTCCTTGATGGTGTCCATGGAGCTCGCGTTCGGTGCCTTTTGAGCTTGACGAATGGCATCCTTGCAGCTGCGTACGAATTCGCCAACGTCCTTGTAAAATGATAAATTCTCCTCGCAATGGGTTTCTCGTAAATTTTCCCTGAAAAGAAGGCGCAGAGCAGCATCGTTCAGGATCTTCTCTAGTCTCTGAGTGTTGGAATCTCTCGTGATGCCATTCCGTTGAGAGCCTGTACCATTTTCGCTCTCTGATGCGCGGCCCCTAGAACCACTTCCACTAATTAGCTCTTTACCACGGGTAGTGAGCTGGTAGATGGCATGCTTCGTTGGCTGAAACAGGTTGTATCCAGTGTTCTGTGACATAAAGGCCCGATCCTGAACGACAGGCTCCATCAAGTCGTACTCTACAAACAGAGACGCAATCTCGACGGTTTCACGACGGTCGACGATTGTGGAACAGTCCATCAGCCAGTCCGTGGTGGCTTTGCCGGTGAATGTGTCTCTGTAGGCCTTGCCGTTCACCTTCCGCTCTGCTGCCATTTTTACTCCGGTGAGCCCATCCCTATAATCGTGTAGGGAGTCAGAGTCGGCGGCAGTGACGCTGGTTTTGACGTTGCGTCGATCGGCACCAACAAAGCGGCGGAATATTACCTCGATAGTCCCCCAATCGTGTAGAAGCTTGTCTGTTTGCTGGTCACGTTCCAGAATGACCAACTGAGCCGAGCTCATATTGGATAATTCGCCAACCTGCTTCTGTTGGATGCCATTCCTGGAACAGAAGCGATCCAGCACCGTGATGCCCTTTGGAGTTAATTGCCAAACAGATCCCTTCATGTTGTACACTTGCTGGTATTTACCGTCTGCTGATTCGATAAAGCGGGCCTCCACGAAGCGTTGGCAGATGGAcctggccatgtccttggccatggaaaaggtcgttgttgtcgtcgtggtAACAATTCTAGAAGGGTCCTTGGGATCGGGCATTCGATTTGATTGTGAGAATTTTAGTGAGCCGAGGTTATTGATGGCATCTTCTGAGAGGAAGGTGTATTCAACTTTTGACAGCCGTACGCGGTGTGCAGAAAGAGGCAGCAAGCTGACAATGAGAGTTGCGAATAAATCTTTGAAATCCTGTTTTTTGGATACAATTAGCAaagagcttcttggccaagaatTATGTCTTAAGAGagaattaaaaatttttttacaaaaaaaacaacagCCAATTTCACTTTAACAATCATCCGCATCTGCAACACTGCGCATTGGAGTGGAACCATTCAAGTGTCAGAGCAGGTGGTCTGAGTGAGACGATGTTGGCATCAGTGAGTGAGAGATTGAGTGAGTCTAGTCTCGCTTaaacaagaccaaggaggCGACCCCCACAGAGCTTCCCGCCTCGTGGTGTGCAAACGCACGTCACCCAACCTGATAAACCAATCCGCTGATTGCTCTCCAACTCTGAAATGCAAGCCTCTCCCGGTACAGCAGAATGATAGGGATGAATCCCAGGGCTTGTTAAAGGCAGCAAAAAAGAGCGAGGGGATGGCGAGGACATGGGATTGCAGAAAACATACCCTTGTGAAAGGTCGGTCATCGTCCGTCATGCGCAATAAGCGCGACGATGTTTGATGCATTTTCTTGTCAGACGGCGCTACTCTGATAGGTGCGGGCAGACTTGGATCTGTCTCCGAGTATGGCTGTGAAGGTGGATGGTTCGCCTGAGCCGCTGGAGACACTACCTTGATTTGGGCTCTTGGGGCGGGAGCGAAGGGGCCGTTGACAGAAAATGCCTTGGATCCGGCGGTTCTGCCTGGGCTTGAGGGTTCTGGACTGGGAGCAGAAAGTGATTGCAAAGAGAGACGAGCCAGTGCCGAGTTCGAGTGTCGAGGCCGGATGACGGGTTCAGATATGCCGGCGAATGCGTTCTGGGTTCTGTCcagggcggcagcggctcgGCTGAGAAGACTGGTGGCAGAACGCTGTGATCGGGAAAAGGAACTTGCGGACGGAGTGCTCGAGTGTcgctggtggtgggaggAAGCGGGCAGGGTGGTGAGGTCGGCAGTCAGGCGGTCTGACGTCGATGATCGGGGTGCAGAGGTGTAGTGCTTCAATGGCGGGGTGTGGTGCGCGTGGTGGTTATCGTGACTGCGATGATGCGTCTTGGAAGCTTGCGAGGGAGTGTCGTCTTCGATCGGAGGTCGATGCGACAGGGCGGCCATCTGACGAAGCCAAAAAAGTTAGGACAgatggtgacggcgatggGAAAGTTGAAATAGAAGACAAAGCGGACTGCATGGGACGACCAAAAAGAATTAGGACCAGACAAGAGATGGTCAGAGCCTAGCGCCTAGCGTCTGGTCTCAAGTGCAAGCAAGTGCTCTCTCAGTGTCTCGCCAGGGGGGGTGGGGTGTACGGAGTCAAGTATGGAGACCACTCGAGGGCGCAAAGGTGCACCCGTTTGCCCAGTTTAACGTGGGAGCCCAGGAACAGACGAAGCAGGCGCGCAGGCGACAAGATGGCACAAGAGCCAGCACCACGCTCCATGCCCCCATGCccccatgcccatgctcCCACTGCCATGCCTGCAagtgccatgccatgccatgccacaCGACCTGAGCCTGGTGTGTGAAGCCACCCAGGGGCTGGATGTAGAGGGTACTTGCAGCAAAATCTTCAGGAGCCGGGCCCGGGGCGTGGGACGTGGGACGTGGGACGTGGGACGTGGGACATGAGGCGTGAGGGTGGGTCCTGGGTCGAGGGGCCAAGCTAGGCCGCCTGCGCTGCTCGAGTTGTCGGACGAGGAAGACCAGGGCATGGCCTCGTGCTCACGCTCGTGGTCGTGGGCTGTGGGCGGGCTCCAGTGCTGCGGGCTCCAGCGCCCTGTGGTGGACTGTGGACTGACGATAGCGTGGATGGAAGGGCCGGGGCTTCGAAGGTGGATATTGACTGCATTTGATAGCCCTcggtgctcaagtgctcgttGACTTTGGCGTCACCTCGCCGACATGTCGAGCGCATCACCCAACAAAGGGCTGCCCAGCTGGCGGTTTGCGGCATTGGTTTCCACGCTCATTGCCCATCGTCGACGTGCATATATTGAGCCGTAGCTGGACCTtgagccatggcagcaaagcAAGCCTGCTCGACTGGACGTGACAACCCCGACTCCGCAAGTGAGCTCAGCGCAACCTCTGGAACGGCACAACTCTGCACGCATGGAGCAAGTACGTTTCCATTTTCCCCAGCATTGTTCGATAGCCTGCGTCTGCTGGCTTCTATACACGGCACATGCAGACTTGGGCAAGCGACTATTCAATGCCGTGGCTGGTGTAACTTGGCTCCTCAGCCTCAAGCAGTTGAATGAAGCCTGCACTGGACCACCGGCTGGGACATTGTAAAGCCCTTGGTAAACCAAATGTTGGCCAGCAAATACAATTGCTTGTCGACTCAAGTGATGCAGTGCCCAAGCGCTATAGTGCTTCTCAAATTCAACCCGAATCACTGATTCAAAGCCGCCAGCTATGTGTTTCTATCCCAGGGAAgacatacacacacacacacatatgATACGAGTAGGGACGAAAGAGCCATGGTGAGCATGAGTATCGCAATGCAAAGACCAGCCCAAGTCACAAACCGCTTGCGCTCAAGCTCGCCCACTTGAGCATCTGCCAACGCCTGACACAAGGCAGACCAGGGTCAGGGTGGTCAAGAGGTGGGGGATGATCCATCGtgaagagaaaaagaaagaaaaaaagacgaccgTGAAACCGAGGCTCCGTGAGCCCCTGGATAACGgggagagaagaaaaaagaggaagaggaaggaagagagagaatgGCAGGTCAAGATCAAAGAAATGCCATGCGCaacaaaaataaaataaaaaggggATACGTCATGCTACCGACGGCGTGACATGAATTTTGTCTATTCGACAAGTAGACCAAGGGGAACCGCTACACTGGGCAGACTGCATGTCCGTCATCAACGTCTCAATTGTCGCCCTCTCTGTGCTCCATCCTGGTGGGATGCAACGTTCGGGCCATGTGCCGGTGGGTGTGACACGGGAACTTGGCTGTCCGCATCACGATGGGCGCGCGTGCTTTATCAAATGCAAAG
The DNA window shown above is from Metarhizium brunneum chromosome 1, complete sequence and carries:
- the flbA gene encoding Developmental regulator flbA yields the protein MAALSHRPPIEDDTPSQASKTHHRSHDNHHAHHTPPLKHYTSAPRSSTSDRLTADLTTLPASSHHQRHSSTPSASSFSRSQRSATSLLSRAAAALDRTQNAFAGISEPVIRPRHSNSALARLSLQSLSAPSPEPSSPGRTAGSKAFSVNGPFAPAPRAQIKVVSPAAQANHPPSQPYSETDPSLPAPIRVAPSDKKMHQTSSRLLRMTDDDRPFTRDFKDLFATLIVSLLPLSAHRVRLSKVEYTFLSEDAINNLGSLKFSQSNRMPDPKDPSRIVTTTTTTTFSMAKDMARSICQRFVEARFIESADGKYQQVYNMKGSVWQLTPKGITVLDRFCSRNGIQQKQVGELSNMSSAQLVILERDQQTDKLLHDWGTIEVIFRRFVGADRRNVKTSVTAADSDSLHDYRDGLTGVKMAAERKVNGKAYRDTFTGKATTDWLMDCSTIVDRRETVEIASLFVEYDLMEPVVQDRAFMSQNTGYNLFQPTKHAIYQLTTRGKELISGSGSRGRASESENGTGSQRNGITRDSNTQRLEKILNDAALRLLFRENLRETHCEENLSFYKDVGEFVRSCKDAIRQAQKAPNASSMDTIKEIMAQAYGIYNAFLAPGSPCELNIDHQLRNNLATRMTKAVGQDNTMIETLQEVTALFEDAQNAVFKLMASDSVPKFLRNAKYEQQLRNYDLDMSARAPERSQSRSNRK